One window from the genome of Pieris napi chromosome 12, ilPieNapi1.2, whole genome shotgun sequence encodes:
- the LOC125054361 gene encoding dolichyl-diphosphooligosaccharide--protein glycosyltransferase subunit STT3B isoform X1, whose amino-acid sequence MPTTAAAKPVNGHNQGLFHNTTGFSTLITVTVLTLAWLAGFASRLFAVIRFESIIHEFDPWFNYRSTAYMVEHGFYNFLNWFDERAWYPLGRIVGGTVYPGLMLTSGTIHWLLHALNIPIHIRDICVFLAPVFSGLTAIATYLLTSELWSRGAGLFAACFIAIVPGYSSRSVAGSYDNEGIAIFALQFTYYLWLKSVKSGSVFWSICTALSYFYMVSAWGGYVFIINLIPLHVFVLLIMGRFSQRLFVSYTVFYIIGLVFSMQIPFVGFQPIRTSEHMAASGVFALLMVVGALKYLHSLNPKGEWKQLLVLGTLVAAGAVFLAVVALTYMGVIAPWSGRFYSLWDTGYAKIHIPIIASVSEHQPTTWSSFFFDLHVLVCTFPVGLWYCIKNINDERVFVALYAISAVYFAGVMVRLMLTLTPVVCVLSGIAFSIILELVLREDEPTQAIVEPEEPKNLYDKAGKVKKRAPEPVQTQDQGLGLYARPGTVIAFMILLMLFSVHCTWATSNAYSSPSIVLASYGNDGSRRILDDFREAYGWLSQNTAEDARIMSWWDYGYQIAGMGNRTTLVDNNTWNNSHIALVGKAMASNESAAYEIMSMLDVDYVLVIFGGAIGYSGDDINKFIWMVRIAEGEHPKDIHEADYFTERGEYRIDAEGSKTMLNCLMYKLSYYRYDSGGSPPGYDRTRNAMPGNRGFKLTYLEESYTTEHWLVRIYRVKKRDEFNRPRVPISKRTISTSNSISKKLAYDVGSMTSKRRKGLLKNKPTVVKGKKMRLE is encoded by the exons atgCCGACAACTGCTGCGGCGAAACCGGTAAATGGCCATAATCAAGGCCTATTCCACAACACAACCGGCTTTAGCACCCTCATCACGGTTACAGTTTTGACTCTTGCTTGGTTGGCCGGCTTTGCATCCCGGCTTTTTGCTGTTATACGATTCGAAAGTATTATTCATGAGTTTGATCCATG GTTTAACTACAGATCTACGGCCTACATGGTGGAACATGGATTTTACAATTTCTTGAATTGGTTTGATGAGCGAGCTTGGTATCCTTTAGGAAGAATTGTTGGGGGAACTGTGTATCCTGGTCTGATGCTTACATCTGGTACCATCCATTGGCTTTTACATGCGCTTAACATTCCAATACATATAAGAGATATATGTGTATTTCTTGCTCCAGTGTTTAG tggGCTCACAGCAATAGctacatatttattgacatcAGAGCTTTGGTCAAGAGGAGCTGGTTTATTTGCTGCTTGCTTTATAGCAATTGTGCCTGGATATAGTAGCAGGTCTGTGGCAGGAAGCTATGATAATGAAGGAATTGCTATCTTTGCTCTccaatttacatattatctaTGGCTAAAGAGTGTTAAAAGTGGCTCAGTTTTTTGGTCAATATGCACAGCACTATCTTACTTTTACATG GTGTCAGCATGGGGtggttatgtttttattataaatttaatcccCCTCCATGTATTTGTCCTGCTCATAATGGGAAGATTCTCGCAAAGACTGTTTGTGAGCTACACAGTCTTCTACATAATAGGACTCGTATTTTCAATGCAAATTCCTTTTGTTGGATTCCAACCTATTCGGACTAGTGAGCATATGGCTGCTTCAG GTGTGTTTGCATTGTTAATGGTAGTTGGAGCATTGAAATATTTACACAGTTTGAATCCAAAAGGTGAATGGAAGCAACTCCTGGTACTAGGCACGCTTGTCGCAGCTGGTGCCGTATTTTTGGCGGTTGTGGCCTTGACTTATATGGGAGTTATTGCTCCCTGGAGCGGaag GTTTTACTCACTATGGGATACAGGTTATGCAAAGATTCATATCCCTATAATAGCATCGGTGTCTGAACATCAGCCTACCACGTGGTCGTCGTTTTTCTTTGACCTGCACGTGTTAGTCTGCACTTTCCCGGTTGGTCTGTGGTACTGCATAAAGAATATCAATGATGAACGTGTGTTTG TTGCCCTCTACGCAATAAGCGCGGTATACTTCGCGGGTGTGATGGTTCGTCTGATGCTGACACTCACGCCAGTTGTATGTGTTTTGTCTGGAATCGCATTCTCCATAATTCTGGAGCTCGTCCTTCGTGAGGATGAACCAACACAAGCCATTGTCGAGCCGGAGGAGCCCaagaatttgtatgacaag GCGGGCAAAGTAAAGAAACGCGCCCCAGAGCCAGTCCAGACGCAAGATCAGGGACTGGGATTGTATGCACGTCCCGGTACAGTCATAGCATTCATGATATTACTCATGTTGTTCTCTGTGCATTGTACTTGGGCCACTTCGAATGCTTACTCCAGCCCTAGTATAGTGCTAGCCAGCTATGGCAACGATGG ATCGCGAAGAATTTTAGATGACTTCAGGGAAGCTTATGGATGGTTATCACAGAACACGGCTGAAGATGCAAGAATTATGTCCTGGTGGGATTACGGATATCAG ATTGCTGGAATGGGAAATCGAACAACACTAGTGGACAATAATACATGGAACAATTCCCATATTGCCCTTGTTGGTAAAGCGATGGCGAGTAATGAGAGTGCGGCCTATGAAATTATGAGCATGCTTGACGTCGATTATGTGTTGGTGATCTTTGGTGGCGCTATTGGGTACTCGGGAGATGATATTAATAAGTTCATATGGATGGTGAGGATTGCTGAAGGTGAACATCCCAAGGATATACAT gaAGCCGACTATTTCACTGAGCGTGGAGAATACAGAATAGACGCGGAAGGCTCTAAAACTATGTTGAATTGTTTAATGTATAAGTTGTCCTATTACAG atatgATAGTGGTGGAAGTCCGCCGGGCTACGATAGAACGCGAAACGCGATGCCCGGAAATCGCGGTTTCAAACTTACTTACCTCGAAGAGTCGTACACTACGGAGCATTGGCTCGTCAGAATATACAG agTGAAGAAGCGAGACGAATTCAACCGACCGCGTGTCCCGATCTCAAAGAGAACTATATCAACAAGCAACTCTATATCTAAAAag CTTGCATATGATGTAGGATCtatg ACGTCGAAGAGAAGAAAAGgtctacttaaaaataaaccaaCAGTTGTCAAAGGTAAGAAGATGAGACTAGAGTGA
- the LOC125054361 gene encoding dolichyl-diphosphooligosaccharide--protein glycosyltransferase subunit STT3B isoform X3, whose translation MPTTAAAKPVNGHNQGLFHNTTGFSTLITVTVLTLAWLAGFASRLFAVIRFESIIHEFDPWFNYRSTAYMVEHGFYNFLNWFDERAWYPLGRIVGGTVYPGLMLTSGTIHWLLHALNIPIHIRDICVFLAPVFSGLTAIATYLLTSELWSRGAGLFAACFIAIVPGYSSRSVAGSYDNEGIAIFALQFTYYLWLKSVKSGSVFWSICTALSYFYMVSAWGGYVFIINLIPLHVFVLLIMGRFSQRLFVSYTVFYIIGLVFSMQIPFVGFQPIRTSEHMAASGVFALLMVVGALKYLHSLNPKGEWKQLLVLGTLVAAGAVFLAVVALTYMGVIAPWSGRFYSLWDTGYAKIHIPIIASVSEHQPTTWSSFFFDLHVLVCTFPVGLWYCIKNINDERVFVALYAISAVYFAGVMVRLMLTLTPVVCVLSGIAFSIILELVLREDEPTQAIVEPEEPKNLYDKAGKVKKRAPEPVQTQDQGLGLYARPGTVIAFMILLMLFSVHCTWATSNAYSSPSIVLASYGNDGSRRILDDFREAYGWLSQNTAEDARIMSWWDYGYQIAGMGNRTTLVDNNTWNNSHIALVGKAMASNESAAYEIMSMLDVDYVLVIFGGAIGYSGDDINKFIWMVRIAEGEHPKDIHEADYFTERGEYRIDAEGSKTMLNCLMYKLSYYRYDSGGSPPGYDRTRNAMPGNRGFKLTYLEESYTTEHWLVRIYRVKKRDEFNRPRVPISKRTISTSNSISKKARSSL comes from the exons atgCCGACAACTGCTGCGGCGAAACCGGTAAATGGCCATAATCAAGGCCTATTCCACAACACAACCGGCTTTAGCACCCTCATCACGGTTACAGTTTTGACTCTTGCTTGGTTGGCCGGCTTTGCATCCCGGCTTTTTGCTGTTATACGATTCGAAAGTATTATTCATGAGTTTGATCCATG GTTTAACTACAGATCTACGGCCTACATGGTGGAACATGGATTTTACAATTTCTTGAATTGGTTTGATGAGCGAGCTTGGTATCCTTTAGGAAGAATTGTTGGGGGAACTGTGTATCCTGGTCTGATGCTTACATCTGGTACCATCCATTGGCTTTTACATGCGCTTAACATTCCAATACATATAAGAGATATATGTGTATTTCTTGCTCCAGTGTTTAG tggGCTCACAGCAATAGctacatatttattgacatcAGAGCTTTGGTCAAGAGGAGCTGGTTTATTTGCTGCTTGCTTTATAGCAATTGTGCCTGGATATAGTAGCAGGTCTGTGGCAGGAAGCTATGATAATGAAGGAATTGCTATCTTTGCTCTccaatttacatattatctaTGGCTAAAGAGTGTTAAAAGTGGCTCAGTTTTTTGGTCAATATGCACAGCACTATCTTACTTTTACATG GTGTCAGCATGGGGtggttatgtttttattataaatttaatcccCCTCCATGTATTTGTCCTGCTCATAATGGGAAGATTCTCGCAAAGACTGTTTGTGAGCTACACAGTCTTCTACATAATAGGACTCGTATTTTCAATGCAAATTCCTTTTGTTGGATTCCAACCTATTCGGACTAGTGAGCATATGGCTGCTTCAG GTGTGTTTGCATTGTTAATGGTAGTTGGAGCATTGAAATATTTACACAGTTTGAATCCAAAAGGTGAATGGAAGCAACTCCTGGTACTAGGCACGCTTGTCGCAGCTGGTGCCGTATTTTTGGCGGTTGTGGCCTTGACTTATATGGGAGTTATTGCTCCCTGGAGCGGaag GTTTTACTCACTATGGGATACAGGTTATGCAAAGATTCATATCCCTATAATAGCATCGGTGTCTGAACATCAGCCTACCACGTGGTCGTCGTTTTTCTTTGACCTGCACGTGTTAGTCTGCACTTTCCCGGTTGGTCTGTGGTACTGCATAAAGAATATCAATGATGAACGTGTGTTTG TTGCCCTCTACGCAATAAGCGCGGTATACTTCGCGGGTGTGATGGTTCGTCTGATGCTGACACTCACGCCAGTTGTATGTGTTTTGTCTGGAATCGCATTCTCCATAATTCTGGAGCTCGTCCTTCGTGAGGATGAACCAACACAAGCCATTGTCGAGCCGGAGGAGCCCaagaatttgtatgacaag GCGGGCAAAGTAAAGAAACGCGCCCCAGAGCCAGTCCAGACGCAAGATCAGGGACTGGGATTGTATGCACGTCCCGGTACAGTCATAGCATTCATGATATTACTCATGTTGTTCTCTGTGCATTGTACTTGGGCCACTTCGAATGCTTACTCCAGCCCTAGTATAGTGCTAGCCAGCTATGGCAACGATGG ATCGCGAAGAATTTTAGATGACTTCAGGGAAGCTTATGGATGGTTATCACAGAACACGGCTGAAGATGCAAGAATTATGTCCTGGTGGGATTACGGATATCAG ATTGCTGGAATGGGAAATCGAACAACACTAGTGGACAATAATACATGGAACAATTCCCATATTGCCCTTGTTGGTAAAGCGATGGCGAGTAATGAGAGTGCGGCCTATGAAATTATGAGCATGCTTGACGTCGATTATGTGTTGGTGATCTTTGGTGGCGCTATTGGGTACTCGGGAGATGATATTAATAAGTTCATATGGATGGTGAGGATTGCTGAAGGTGAACATCCCAAGGATATACAT gaAGCCGACTATTTCACTGAGCGTGGAGAATACAGAATAGACGCGGAAGGCTCTAAAACTATGTTGAATTGTTTAATGTATAAGTTGTCCTATTACAG atatgATAGTGGTGGAAGTCCGCCGGGCTACGATAGAACGCGAAACGCGATGCCCGGAAATCGCGGTTTCAAACTTACTTACCTCGAAGAGTCGTACACTACGGAGCATTGGCTCGTCAGAATATACAG agTGAAGAAGCGAGACGAATTCAACCGACCGCGTGTCCCGATCTCAAAGAGAACTATATCAACAAGCAACTCTATATCTAAAAag GCGAGGTCATCGCTATAA
- the LOC125054585 gene encoding CAAX prenyl protease 2 produces MIPWEWISIGNCLFSVVACVFLTISYVASLYVWRTKENRDHPSTIKRRFFSVFIMMMLAPLFTYYFLNKPLDIREMYEKMGLREEGFVQALILPLLLTVILFLGPLSMQLFSGAWRIYIEPMYWISCWQDLVWVRNHIMAPLSEEWVFRACMMPLLLQCLNPMSAVFIGPLLFGIAHFHHVFEQIKAGYEIKTALIVSTFQFTYTTMFGAYSSFLFLRSGHFIAPLMAHIFCNHMGFPNFSDVALFPPIERFVIVCNYLLGFGLWCYLLNPMTSPDLYYNKLNFVT; encoded by the exons atgattccATGGGAGTGGATAAGTATTGGAAACTGCTTGTTCTCTGTCGTCGCCTGTGTGTTTTTAACTATTTCATATGTTGCAAGTCTGTATGTGTGGAGAACAAAAGAAAACAg AGACCATCCAAGTACTATTAAAAGAAGATTCTTCAGTGTATTTATTATGATGATGCTTGCCCCCTTATTTACATACTATTTCCTTAATAAACCATTGGACATAAGagaaatgtatgaaaaaatgGGTTTGAGAGAAGAGGGATTTGTTCAAGCCCTAATATTACCATTATTACTGAcagttattttattcttagGACCACTGTCTATGCAATTATTTTCTGGAGCATGGAGAATTTACATTG AACCGATGTATTGGATATCATGTTGGCAAGATTTAGTTTGGGTTAGAAACCATATTATGGCACCATTAAGTGAAGAATGGGTCTTTAGAGCATGCATGATGCCTTTGTTACTACAATGTTTGAATCCAATGTCAGCGGTTTTTATTGGACCTTTACTATTTGGGATTG CTCATTTTCATCATGTATTTGAACAAATTAAGGCTGGATATGAAATTAAGACGGCATTAATTGTTTCTA CTTTTCAATTTACATACACTACAATGTTTGGTGCTTATTCATCATTTTTGTTCTTGAGAAGCG GTCATTTTATTGCACCATTAATGGCCCATATTTTCTGCAATCACATGGGTTTCCCAAACTTCAGTGACGTTGCTCTGTTTCCTCCCATAGAGCGTTTTGTTATTGTCTGTAATTATCTATTAGGATTTGGACTGTGGTGCTACCTCTTAAATCCAATGACTAGTCCTGAtctgtattataataaactaaattttgttACCTGA
- the LOC125054361 gene encoding dolichyl-diphosphooligosaccharide--protein glycosyltransferase subunit STT3B isoform X2, which yields MPTTAAAKPVNGHNQGLFHNTTGFSTLITVTVLTLAWLAGFASRLFAVIRFESIIHEFDPWFNYRSTAYMVEHGFYNFLNWFDERAWYPLGRIVGGTVYPGLMLTSGTIHWLLHALNIPIHIRDICVFLAPVFSGLTAIATYLLTSELWSRGAGLFAACFIAIVPGYSSRSVAGSYDNEGIAIFALQFTYYLWLKSVKSGSVFWSICTALSYFYMVSAWGGYVFIINLIPLHVFVLLIMGRFSQRLFVSYTVFYIIGLVFSMQIPFVGFQPIRTSEHMAASGVFALLMVVGALKYLHSLNPKGEWKQLLVLGTLVAAGAVFLAVVALTYMGVIAPWSGRFYSLWDTGYAKIHIPIIASVSEHQPTTWSSFFFDLHVLVCTFPVGLWYCIKNINDERVFVALYAISAVYFAGVMVRLMLTLTPVVCVLSGIAFSIILELVLREDEPTQAIVEPEEPKNLYDKAGKVKKRAPEPVQTQDQGLGLYARPGTVIAFMILLMLFSVHCTWATSNAYSSPSIVLASYGNDGSRRILDDFREAYGWLSQNTAEDARIMSWWDYGYQIAGMGNRTTLVDNNTWNNSHIALVGKAMASNESAAYEIMSMLDVDYVLVIFGGAIGYSGDDINKFIWMVRIAEGEHPKDIHEADYFTERGEYRIDAEGSKTMLNCLMYKLSYYRYDSGGSPPGYDRTRNAMPGNRGFKLTYLEESYTTEHWLVRIYRVKKRDEFNRPRVPISKRTISTSNSISKKTSKRRKGLLKNKPTVVKGKKMRLE from the exons atgCCGACAACTGCTGCGGCGAAACCGGTAAATGGCCATAATCAAGGCCTATTCCACAACACAACCGGCTTTAGCACCCTCATCACGGTTACAGTTTTGACTCTTGCTTGGTTGGCCGGCTTTGCATCCCGGCTTTTTGCTGTTATACGATTCGAAAGTATTATTCATGAGTTTGATCCATG GTTTAACTACAGATCTACGGCCTACATGGTGGAACATGGATTTTACAATTTCTTGAATTGGTTTGATGAGCGAGCTTGGTATCCTTTAGGAAGAATTGTTGGGGGAACTGTGTATCCTGGTCTGATGCTTACATCTGGTACCATCCATTGGCTTTTACATGCGCTTAACATTCCAATACATATAAGAGATATATGTGTATTTCTTGCTCCAGTGTTTAG tggGCTCACAGCAATAGctacatatttattgacatcAGAGCTTTGGTCAAGAGGAGCTGGTTTATTTGCTGCTTGCTTTATAGCAATTGTGCCTGGATATAGTAGCAGGTCTGTGGCAGGAAGCTATGATAATGAAGGAATTGCTATCTTTGCTCTccaatttacatattatctaTGGCTAAAGAGTGTTAAAAGTGGCTCAGTTTTTTGGTCAATATGCACAGCACTATCTTACTTTTACATG GTGTCAGCATGGGGtggttatgtttttattataaatttaatcccCCTCCATGTATTTGTCCTGCTCATAATGGGAAGATTCTCGCAAAGACTGTTTGTGAGCTACACAGTCTTCTACATAATAGGACTCGTATTTTCAATGCAAATTCCTTTTGTTGGATTCCAACCTATTCGGACTAGTGAGCATATGGCTGCTTCAG GTGTGTTTGCATTGTTAATGGTAGTTGGAGCATTGAAATATTTACACAGTTTGAATCCAAAAGGTGAATGGAAGCAACTCCTGGTACTAGGCACGCTTGTCGCAGCTGGTGCCGTATTTTTGGCGGTTGTGGCCTTGACTTATATGGGAGTTATTGCTCCCTGGAGCGGaag GTTTTACTCACTATGGGATACAGGTTATGCAAAGATTCATATCCCTATAATAGCATCGGTGTCTGAACATCAGCCTACCACGTGGTCGTCGTTTTTCTTTGACCTGCACGTGTTAGTCTGCACTTTCCCGGTTGGTCTGTGGTACTGCATAAAGAATATCAATGATGAACGTGTGTTTG TTGCCCTCTACGCAATAAGCGCGGTATACTTCGCGGGTGTGATGGTTCGTCTGATGCTGACACTCACGCCAGTTGTATGTGTTTTGTCTGGAATCGCATTCTCCATAATTCTGGAGCTCGTCCTTCGTGAGGATGAACCAACACAAGCCATTGTCGAGCCGGAGGAGCCCaagaatttgtatgacaag GCGGGCAAAGTAAAGAAACGCGCCCCAGAGCCAGTCCAGACGCAAGATCAGGGACTGGGATTGTATGCACGTCCCGGTACAGTCATAGCATTCATGATATTACTCATGTTGTTCTCTGTGCATTGTACTTGGGCCACTTCGAATGCTTACTCCAGCCCTAGTATAGTGCTAGCCAGCTATGGCAACGATGG ATCGCGAAGAATTTTAGATGACTTCAGGGAAGCTTATGGATGGTTATCACAGAACACGGCTGAAGATGCAAGAATTATGTCCTGGTGGGATTACGGATATCAG ATTGCTGGAATGGGAAATCGAACAACACTAGTGGACAATAATACATGGAACAATTCCCATATTGCCCTTGTTGGTAAAGCGATGGCGAGTAATGAGAGTGCGGCCTATGAAATTATGAGCATGCTTGACGTCGATTATGTGTTGGTGATCTTTGGTGGCGCTATTGGGTACTCGGGAGATGATATTAATAAGTTCATATGGATGGTGAGGATTGCTGAAGGTGAACATCCCAAGGATATACAT gaAGCCGACTATTTCACTGAGCGTGGAGAATACAGAATAGACGCGGAAGGCTCTAAAACTATGTTGAATTGTTTAATGTATAAGTTGTCCTATTACAG atatgATAGTGGTGGAAGTCCGCCGGGCTACGATAGAACGCGAAACGCGATGCCCGGAAATCGCGGTTTCAAACTTACTTACCTCGAAGAGTCGTACACTACGGAGCATTGGCTCGTCAGAATATACAG agTGAAGAAGCGAGACGAATTCAACCGACCGCGTGTCCCGATCTCAAAGAGAACTATATCAACAAGCAACTCTATATCTAAAAag ACGTCGAAGAGAAGAAAAGgtctacttaaaaataaaccaaCAGTTGTCAAAGGTAAGAAGATGAGACTAGAGTGA
- the LOC125054456 gene encoding BTB/POZ domain-containing protein KCTD3, producing the protein MSNYQEIVNLNIGGTRFATSWHTLTWVPDTFFTALLSGRIPTVRDETGAIFIDRDPNLFGLILNFLRTRDIDLNNVNIRALRHECDYFGITPLSRRLALCDEMNHSSCGDVLFYGYLPPPLTPSPSSSGKNSNSGSRKNLTASNSELAASRTHSRNSSLDLRTVGRVPSQDQLSRCGRGHSRAASLGNADSQKGLRVENTWSENAKVQIIKAHHNWIAVAYSHFVTGYRLTDSCGWYVVFQSPVQETTIERIALNAKTGGATSSGSNSSGTDVMLGIASGLFVRLWAFSTHTEPVRRTLIGTFNLGVRVEHLLFVGPQLVALSGAGSRSKAGVWHTSTQHWQTQDVAHLTTYDTAGSFLLLGTATGAINYIDMQKFPLRMKDNDLLVTQLYKDPNQEPITAISVYLTPKTSLCGNWLEIAYGTRYGSVRVIVQHPETVGHGPQLFQTFTVHQSPVTKVSLSENYLISVCSEYNHVRSWRVTRFRGMISTQPGTTPKAAFKVLALEAPTAQAHNDSGPYGEQDEEQIFIQKVVPDTDTLYVRLASNGKRVCTIRSVDGSPVSCFVVAECEGALRPRRLLLCGHRSGATQMWDLTAPIDKAAKPSQTVGGSGEGEESPIADGGPTPDELVRLLSACDLDASPAPPTPAILPTSPNRPIQAP; encoded by the exons ATGTCGAATTATCaagaaattgtaaatttaaatattggagGTACAAG aTTTGCTACATCATGGCATACTTTGACATGGGTTCCAGATACTTTCTTTACAGCCCTCCTAAGTGGTCGAATCCCTACAGTACGGGATGAGACTGGGGCCATATTTATAGACAGAGATCCAAACCTTTTTGGCCTTATTCTCAATTTTCTGAGGACTAGAGATATTGACCTTAACAATGTTAATATAAGAGCATTGAGACATGAATGTGATTACTTTGGAATTACTCCACTGAGTAGACGGCTTGCACTTTGTGATGAAATGAATCATTCCTCATGCGGTGATGTATTATTCTATGGATACCTCCCTCCACCAT TAACTCCCTCACCAAGTAGCAGTGGAAAGAATAGCAATAGTGGTTCTAGAAAGAATCTTACAGCATCCAATTCTGAATTAGCAGCAAGCAGGACACATTCTAGAAATTCATcacttgatttaagaactgtaGGGCGTGTTCCTTCACAAGATCAATTAAG tCGATGTGGTCGTGGACATTCAAGAGCAGCGTCTCTAGGTAATGCAGATAGTCAGAAAGGCCTACGAGTTGAAA ATACATGGTCAGAAAATGCGAAAGTCCAAATAATAAAAGCGCATCACAACTGGATTGCTGTTGCCTACTCACATTTTGTTACAGGATAcag ATTAACAGATTCATGCGGCTGGTATGTAGTGTTTCAATCTCCAGTACAAGAAACAACTATAGAACGCATAGCATTAAATGCTAAAACTGGAGGAGCTACCTCTAGTGGAAGCAATTCATCGGGAACTGATGTGATGCTTGGTATCGCTAGTGGACTTTTTGTTCGACTCTGGGCTTTCTCAACTCATACTGAACCTGTAAGAAGAACACTTATAG GCACGTTCAATCTTGGCGTACGCGTAGAACATTTATTATTCGTGGGTCCCCAACTAGTAGCTCTTAGTGGGGCTGGTAGCCGAAGCAAAGCTGGTGTGTGGCACACGAGCACACAACACTGGCAGACTCAAGACGTTGCTCATCTTACTACATACGACACTGCGGGATCCTTCTTGCTATTGGGAACTGCTACGGGAGCTATTAACTATATAG atATGCAGAAGTTCCCTCTGCGTATGAAGGACAATGATTTATTAGTAACACAGCTGTATAAGGACCCCAACCAGGAACCAATCACAGCTATATCCGTTTATCTGACGCCAAAGACga GTCTCTGTGGCAATTGGTTAGAAATAGCGTATGGAACGAGATACGGCTCGGTACGAGTTATAGTACAACATCCGGAGACTGTTGGACACGGACCACAGCTGTTCCAGACGTTTACGGTGCATCAGAGTCCTGTTACTAAG gTATCCCTATCAGAGAACTACCTAATATCAGTCTGCAGTGAATACAACCATGTGAGGTCATGGCGAGTAACTCGGTTCAGGGGAATGATATCCACCCAGCCCGGTACCACGCCCAAGGCAGCTTTCAAAGTATTGGCTTTAGAGGCACCTACGGCACAGGCCCATAATGACTCTG GACcatatggcgagcaagatgaaGAGCAAATATTTATACAGAAGGTGGTCCCTGATACAGACACATTGTACGTGCGGCTCGCTTCCAATGGGAAAag agTATGCACAATTCGTTCCGTGGATGGTTCGCCAGTATCGTGCTTCGTAGTGGCAGAATGTGAAGGCGCGTTACGTCCCCGTAGATTACTACTCTGCGGTCATAGATCAGGTGCAACACAGATGTGGGACCTCACAGCACCAATAGATAAAGCCGCCAAACCCTCACAGACTGTCGGAGGAAGtg GTGAAGGCGAAGAGTCTCCAATAGCCGATGGGGGTCCAACCCCTGATGAATTAGTTCGTCTTTTGTCAGCATGTGATTTAGATGCTTCCCCCGCACCACCCACACCCGCTATTCTCCCCACTTCCCCTAATAGACCAATACAAGCACCGTGA